In one Zonotrichia albicollis isolate bZonAlb1 chromosome 14, bZonAlb1.hap1, whole genome shotgun sequence genomic region, the following are encoded:
- the ASB12 gene encoding ankyrin repeat and SOCS box protein 12 has protein sequence MEPSPDKMTLMDINKMFSLLQPGEDEEASGESEELSRAVCQDDHEALARLLSQDRYRRLINRRSGWGVPSTPLRLAAARGSERSLRLLLEHGALVDSLDVKAQTPLFVAVSNGHGECVRLLLEAGASPAGSAYNNCSPLLLAARDGRAGIVRLLLEHGAEPNARARLPEWAANTAACSGPLYLAAAYGHLECFRLLLLHGADPDYNCTEPAVLAQIREPKTLLETCLRHGCRPDFIRLLIDFGANVYLPGVPHSDRPGPRSEGLELLLHARAHPKSLLSQSRLAMRRLLKQPGCSAVLRELEIPTALAKYLQHQL, from the exons ATGGAGCCCAGCCCCGACAAGATGACCCTGATGGACATCAACAAGATGttctccctgctgcagcccggGGAGGACGAGGAGGCCAGCGGGGAGAGCGAGGAGCTGAGCCGGGCGGTGTGCCAGGATGACCACGAGGCGCTGGCCCGGCTCCTGTCGCAGGACCGGTACCGGAGGCTGATCAACCGGCGGAGCGGCTGGGGCGTGCCCAGCACCCCGCTGCGCCTGGCGGCGGCTCGGGGCAGCGAGCGGAgcctgcggctgctgctggaaCACGGCGCCCTCGTGGACAGCCTGGACGTGAAGGCGCAGACGCCGCTCTTCGTGGCGGTCAGCAACGGGCACGGCGAGTGCgtgcggctgctgctggaggcggGCGCCAGCCCCGCGGGCAGCGCCTACAACAACTGCtcgccgctgctgctggcggcCCGCGACGGCCGGGCGGGCATCgtgcggctgctgctggagcacggCGCCGAGCCCAACGCGCGGGCCCGCCTGCCCGAGTGGGCGGCCAACACCGCGGCCTGCTCGGGCCCGCTCTACCTGGCGGCCGCCTACGGGCACCTGGAGTGCTtccggctgctgctgctgcacggCGCCGACCCCGACTACAACTGCACCGAGCCGGCCGTGCTGGCGCAGATCCGCGAGCCCAAGACGCTGCTGGAGACGTGCCTGAGGCATGGCTGCCGCCCCGACTTCATCCGCCTGCTCATCGACTTCGGGGCCAACGTGTACCTGCCCGGGGTGCCTCACAGCGACCGGCCGGGCCCGCGCAgcgaggggctggagctgctgctacACGCCAGAG ctcatcccaaatccctgctgtcccagtcCCGGCTGGCCATGAGGCGCCTCCTgaagcagcctggctgctcgGCTGTCCTCAGAGAGCTGGAgatccccacagccctggccaagtacctgcagcaccagctgtga
- the LOC141730892 gene encoding uncharacterized protein LOC141730892, with protein sequence MEHWKYCPRRSFWVLVAALGCWKSRREELLRALQCPELSWDLLITKSVFPVLEHPGASSAPWKCGSNGGAGAAVGNLLLLLGKFLSLIDSQGAAVLCEGRNPALIWNNAVLSIWIPVTGREEGSDVLQFVENSPFSGAAPASPGPPWFLQDFHGFSRTFHGLTRTFHGLTRTFHGLTRTSHGFSRTFHGLTRTFHGLTRTFHGLTRTSHGFSRTFHGLTTTFHGFSRTFHGFSRTSHCFSRTFHGLTRIFHGLTRTFHVLSRTFHGLTRTFHGLTRTSHGLTRTLHGFSRTSHGFSRTSHGLTRTFHGLTRTFHGFSRTFHGLTRTFHGLTRTFHGFSRTFHGFSRTSHGFSRTFHAFLPFPSVSCATTRCNLVVACHALC encoded by the exons GAGAAGCTTTTGGGTtttggtggcagctctgggctgttggAAGAGCAGAAGggaggagctgctcagagctctgcagtgTCCTGAGCTCAGCTGGGATCTGCTGATCACAAAATCTGTGTTTCCTGTCCTGGAGCATCCTGGAGCATCCTCTGCTCCCTGGAAGTGTGGGAGCAAtggaggagctggtgctgctgttgggaatctgctgctgctgctgggaaagtTCCTTTCACTGATTGATTCCCAGGGGGCAGCTGTGCTTTGTGAGGGCAGAAATCCTGCTTTGATTTGGAACAATGCCGTTCTTTCCATTTGGATTCCTGTCactgggagggaagagggatCAGATGTGCTGCAGTTTGTGGAAAACTCTCCCttttctggagctgctcctgcttctccaggacCTCCATGGTTTCTCCAGGAC TTCCATGGTTTCTCCAGGACATTCCATGGTCTCACCAGGACATTCCATGGTCTTACCAGGACATTCCATGGCCTCACCAGAACATCCCATGGTTTCTCCAGGACATTCCATGGTCTCACCAGGACATTCCATGGTCTTACCAGGACATTCCATGGCCTCACCAGAACATCCCATGGTTTCTCCAGGACATTCCATGGCCTCACCACGACATTCCATGGTTTCTCCAGGACCTTCCATGGTTTCTCCAGGACATCCCATTGTTTCTCCAGGACCTTCCATGGTCTCACCAGGATATTCCATGGCCTCACCAGGACCTTCCATGTTCTCTCCAGGACATTCCATGGCCTCACCAGGACATTCCATGGCCTCACCAGGACATCCCATGGTCTCACCAGGACATTGCATGGTTTCTCCAGGACATCCCATGGTTTCTCCAGGACATCCCATGGTCTCACCAGGACATTCCATGGTCTCACCAGGACATTCCATGGTTTCTCCAGGACCTTCCATGGCCTCACCAGGACCTTCCATGGCCTCACCAGGACCTTCCATGGTTTCTCCAGGACATTCCATGGTTTCTCCAGGAC ATCCCATGGTTTCTCCAGGACATTCCATGCCTTCCTGCCTTTTCCCAGTGTCTCCTGTGCTACAACCAGGTGTAACCTTGTAGTGGCCTGTCATGCTCTGTGTTAA